ACCCAAGCCCAGAGATGACGCCGAGGTGCTCAAGGCGTCGAGCGTTCCGCTGTACGTCCATGCGCCGTACCTGATCAACGTGGCCTCGGCCAACAACCGCGTGCGGATTCCGTCCCGCAAGATCCTTCAGGACACCTGCGATGCCGCCGCCGAGATCGGCGCCACCGCGGTGATCGTCCACGGCGGCCATGCCGACGACAACGACATGGAGGCCGGGTTCGAGCGGTGGGCCAAAGCGCTGGACTATCTGAACACTGACGTGCCGGTGTACCTGGAGAACACCGCGGGCGGTGACCACGCCATGGCGCGGCATTTCGACACCATCGCCCGGTTGTGGGATTCCATCGGGGACAAGGGAATTGGTTTCTGCCTCGACACGTGCCATGCGTGGGCGGCCGGGGAGGCGTTGATCGACGCGGTGGACCGGATCAAGGCCATCACCGGACGCATCGACCTGGTGCACTGCAACGATTCGCGCGACGCGGCCGGTTCGGGTGCTGACCGGCACGCCAATTTCGGTGCCGGCCAGATCGATCCGCAGTTGCTGGCGGCAGTCGTCAAAGCCGCGGATGCACCGGTGATCTGTGAGACCGCGGAAGCCGGGCGCAAGGACGACATCGCATTTCTCCGCGAGCACGCGGGCTGACACGCTCGGCGACCTGAACCGTTTTCAACGGCACCATGGCGCACAGGTGAACTAACGTCACCTCTGTGACCGCGGTTGATGACTCGGTAACCGACGAAGCTCCAGCGCAATCGAGCGCCGACACCCGTGGCCGTCGGCTCCGCGTTCTGCGCTACGGCGCGATCGCGGTGTGGGCGGCGGTGGTCATCTACCGCACCGTCACCGACGGGTTCGCGTTCAACCGGGAACTGTTGCTGCTCTACATCGCGACCGGCCTGCTGGCCGCGAGCATCGGTCAGGGGCGGCGGATGCTCTACGTCATCAGGGACTGGCTGCCTTTCGCCGTGGTGCTGGCCGCCTACGACCTGAGCCGCGGTGCGGCGACCCTCGTCGGCAGGCCGACCCTGTGGCAGTGGCAGGTCGACGCCGACCGATGGCTGTTCTTCGGCACCGTGCCCACCGTGTGGCTTCAGGAGCGGCTGAAAATGCTGCATCCGCCATGGTGGGAAGTCGTCATCAGCACCGTCTACATGTCGTTCTTCATCCTTCCCTACGTGGTGGCCGGGGTGCTGTGGCTGCGGGACCGCGAGGAGTGGAAACGGTTCGTTCGCTTGTTCGTCGGGCTCTCGTTCGCCGCGCTGGTCATCTACGCTCTACTGCCCGCCGCACCGCCGTGGGCTGCGGCCCGATGCAGCGCCGATGACGTCGACGGTGGCCCATCCGATCCAAGGTGCATGTTCCGATCGGCGCGCGAAGCGGTCGACGGCGGACTGCTCGGCGCCATGCAGGAGAGCCGCGACGGCGCGCACGAGTGGATCGAACGCATCGTCACCCGCGGCTGGGGCAAGCTTCATCTGCACACCGCGACGGCGTTGATCGATCAGGGTCAGGCCAGCGTGAAT
The window above is part of the Mycolicibacterium fortuitum subsp. fortuitum genome. Proteins encoded here:
- a CDS encoding deoxyribonuclease IV, which encodes MLIGSHVDNTDPLAAAAADGADVVQFFLGNPQSWKKPKPRDDAEVLKASSVPLYVHAPYLINVASANNRVRIPSRKILQDTCDAAAEIGATAVIVHGGHADDNDMEAGFERWAKALDYLNTDVPVYLENTAGGDHAMARHFDTIARLWDSIGDKGIGFCLDTCHAWAAGEALIDAVDRIKAITGRIDLVHCNDSRDAAGSGADRHANFGAGQIDPQLLAAVVKAADAPVICETAEAGRKDDIAFLREHAG
- a CDS encoding phosphatase PAP2 family protein — encoded protein: MTAVDDSVTDEAPAQSSADTRGRRLRVLRYGAIAVWAAVVIYRTVTDGFAFNRELLLLYIATGLLAASIGQGRRMLYVIRDWLPFAVVLAAYDLSRGAATLVGRPTLWQWQVDADRWLFFGTVPTVWLQERLKMLHPPWWEVVISTVYMSFFILPYVVAGVLWLRDREEWKRFVRLFVGLSFAALVIYALLPAAPPWAAARCSADDVDGGPSDPRCMFRSAREAVDGGLLGAMQESRDGAHEWIERIVTRGWGKLHLHTATALIDQGQASVNLVAAIPSLHAGLTAAVAVFLWRRVNGGWRPLLVAYPLIMAFTLVYTAEHYVVDILLGWALAAVVMFALNRYEAWRSSPPVPVRRDNVQPAAPGAELDPA